The window TTGCATGGTGCCTTGCATGTCGACCACGATTTCGGTGGTGTAACGCTTGATACCGTCTTTTTCCCACTCGCGGGTCTGCAGTTTGCCTTCGATGTACACCTGCGAACCTTTACGCAGGTATTCGCCGGCGATTTCGGCGACTTTGCCGAACATCGACACACGGTGCCATTCGGTCTTCTCGACCTTCTGACCGGTTTGCTTGTCGGTCCATTGTTCGCTGGTGGCCAGACTCAGGTTGGTCACGGCGTTACCGTTAGGCAAGTAGCGAACTTCGGGATCCTGGCCGCAAGTGCCGACCAATATGACTTTGTTAACCCCACGGGCCATAACGTTCTCCTAGGCTTCGCAAGCAGCCCCGGCCGGGTTGTTCACCAGGCGTTCGAGGGTGTCGCGATCCACTAATTCTTTGTCCAGTTTGATGTAAACAGCCGCTTCGTCAGCGACTATTACTGCATCGGTTACCCCTACGAGGGCCTTGAGGCGCTCGACCAGACCCGCTTCGCGGATCGCCTCGGGCGACAACGGCAAGCGCAGACTCGTCACGTAGGGAGGTTCGCGCATGGTAACAGCAAAGGCCAGCCAAAGTGCAGCCAGCGCGGCGCATCCGAGGAACACAACCGACAGACCGCCATGCTGAAACAACCAGCCGCCGAGTATCCCGCCGAGTGCCGAACCGAGGAACTGGCTGGTGGAATACACGCCCATGGCCGTGCCCTTCCCGCCCGCCGGTGAAACCTTGCTGATCAGCGACGGCAATGAAGCTTCCAGCAGATTGAACGCGGTGAAAAATACCACCGTGCCGATCACCAGAGCCCGCAAGCTGTCACCGAACTGCCAGAAGAATAGCTCAGTGAGCATCAGCGTCATGACGGCGCCGAGCAAAACTCGTTTCATTTTGCGTTTCTTCTCGCCATAGATGATGAACGGGATCATGGCGAAGAACGAAATCAGCAATGCGGTGAGATAGACCCACCAGTGCTGCTCCTTGGGCAAACCGGCTTTTTCCACCAGCGCCAGAGGCAGCGCGACGAAGCTCGACATCAACATGGCATGTAATACAAATATGCCCAGATCGAGGCGCAGCAGGTCTGGATGCTTGAGCGTCGGCATCAACGCCTGACGCGCCACGCCGGACTCACGATGCTGCAGCGGCCCGGTGGATTTGGGCACCATGAACATGATGATCAGGATACCGACCAGCGCCATGCCGCCGGTGGCCAGGAACAGGCCGGACAAACCGAATGCACGGGTCAACAACGGCCCGACGACCATGGCGACCGCGAACGACAGGCCAATGGTCATGCCGATCATCGCCATCGCTTTGGTGCGGTGCTGTTCACGGGTCAGGTCGGAGAGCAGCGCCATGACCGCTGCGGAAATCGCCCCGGCGCCCTGCAGGATCCGGCCGGCAATCACGCCCCAGATCGAGTCGGCCTGTGAGGCCAGCACACTGCCAAGGGCGAAGACGATCAGCCCCAGGTAAATCACCGGGCGACGGCCTATGCGGTCGGAAATGATCCCGAACGGAATCTGAAAAATCGCCTGGGTCAGGCCGTAAGCACCAATGGCCAACCCGATCAGGGCCGGCGTCGCGCCCGCCAGATCCATGCCATAGGTCGCCAGTACCGGCAACACCATGAACATGCCCAGCATACGGAAGGCGAACACCAGGGCCAGACCGCTCGCCGCGCGGGTCTCGCTGCCACTCATGCGTTCGCTGTGGGGATCGTGCATGGAAAAACCTCATGTGAACCGGCGGCGATTCTACCAGTCCCATCGAAAGACGGGGTATATCGCGACGCTTTGCCACGCATAGATGAAACTCTCTTCATGCAGGGCAAAAAACGCTGTGCTTGATAGTGTGCATCCATCCAGTATTTGCCCGTATACTCCTACGTTTTCGACGCCCGCCGAGCGAGGCCACTTTGGACAAGATCCTGATACGTGGGGCCCGTACCCACAACCTGAAGAACATCGACCTGACCCTGCCACGGGACAAACTGATCGTCATCACCGGCCTGTCCGGATCCGGCAAGTCGTCCCTGGCGTTCGACACGCTGTACGCCGAAGGCCAGCGCCGCTATGTCGAATCGCTGTCGGCCTATGCCCGGCAGTTCCTGTCGATGATGGAAAAGCCCGACGTCGACACCATCGAAGGGCTGTCGCCGGCCATCTCCATCGAACAGAAGTCGACCTCGCACAACCCGCGCTCCACGGTCGGCACCATCACCGAAATCTACGATTACCTGCGCCTGCTTTATGCACGCGTCGGGACGCCGCGCTGCCCGGATCACGACATTCCACTGGAAGCGCAGACCGTCAGCCAGATGGTCGATCTGGTGCTGGCTCAGCCGGAAGGCAGCAAACTGATGCTGCTGGCGCCGGTGATCCGTGAGCGCAAAGGCGAGCACCTGTCGGTGTTTGAAGAGCTGCGTGCGCAGGGCTTCGTCCGCGCCCGGGTCAACGGCCGGATCTGCGAGCTTGACGAGCTGCCGAAACTGGATAAACAGAAGAAGCATTCGATTGATGTGATCGTCGACCGCTTCAAGGTTCGCGCCGACCTGCAGCAACGTCTGGCCGAGTCCTTCGAGACCGCACTGAAACTGGCCGACGGTATCGCCCTGGTGGCACCGATGGACGACGAGCCGGGCGAAGAAATGATCTTCTCCGCGCGTTTCGCCTGCCCGATCTGTGGTCATGCGATCAGCGAACTGGAGCCGAAGCTGTTCTCCTTCAACAACCCGGCCGGCGCCTGCCCGACTTGCGATGGTCTGGGGGTGAAGCAGTTCTTCGACATCAAACGACTGGTCAATGGTGACCTGACGCTGGCCGAAGGCGCGATTCGCGGCTGGGACAGGCGCAACGTCTATTACTTCCAGATGCTAGGCTCACTGGCCTCGCATTACGGCTTCAGTCTGGAAGTACCGTTCAACGAACTGCCGGCCGATCAGCAAAAGTTCATCCTGCACGGCAGCGGCTCGCAGAACGTCGACTTCAAATACCTGAATGACCGTGGCGACATCGTCAAGCGCTCGCATCCGTTCGAAGGCATCGTGCCCAACCTTGAGCGCCGCTACCGCGAAACCGAATCGGCGAGCGTGCGTGAAGAGCTGGCGAAGTTCCTCAGCACCCAGTCTTGCCCGGACTGCCGCGGTACCCGTCTGCGTCGTGAGGCACGTCACGTGTGGGTAGGCGAGAAAACGCTGCCAGCGGTCACCAACCTGCCAATCGGCGATGCTTGCGAGTACTTCGGCGAGCTGAAGATGACCGGCCGTCGCGGCGAGATCGCCGACAAGATCCTCAAGGAAATCCGCGAGCGCCTGCAGTTCCTGGTCAACGTCGGCCTCGATTATCTGTCGCTGGATCGCAGTGCCGACACGTTGTCCGGGGGTGAGGCACAACGGATTCGGCTGGCCAGCCAGATCGGCGCCGGCCTCGTAGGTGTGCTGTACATCCTCGACGAACCGTCCATTGGTCTGCATCAGCGCGATAACGACCGACTGCTCGGCACGCTCAAGCATCTTCGCGACATCGGTAACACGGTGATCGTGGTCGAGCACGACGAAGACGCGATTCGTCTGGCCGACTACGTTGTGGATATCGGTCCGGGCGCCGGTGTACATGGCGGGCAGATTGTCGCCGAAGGTACGCCGGCCGAAGTCATGGCGCACCCGGACTCCCTTACCGGCAAATACCTGTCGGGGCGGGTGAAGATCGAAGTGCCGGCCAAGCGCACACCGCGCAACAAGAAGCAGGTTCTGGCACTAAAGGGCGCGCGCGGCAACAACTTGCGCAACGTGGACCTCGAGATTCCGATTGGCTTGCTCACTTGCGTGACTGGCGTGTCCGGTTCGGGCAAATCGACGCTGATCAACAACACGCTGTTCCCGCTGAGCGCCACTGCTCTCAATGGCGCGACTACGCTGGAAGCCGCGGCGCACGACAGCATCAAAGGTCTGGAACATCTCGACAAAGTCGTCGATATCGACCAGAGCCCGATTGGCCGTACCCCGCGTTCCAACCCGGCGACTTACACCGGCCTGTTCACACCGATTCGCGAACTGTTCGCCGGCGTACCGGAATCGCGCTCCCGCGGTTACGGCCCGGGGCGTTTCTCGTTCAACGTCAAGGGTGGTCGGTGCGAGGCGTGCCAGGGCGATGGCTTGATCAAAGTGGAAATGCACTTCCTGCCGGACATCTACGTGCCGTGCGACGTGTGCAAGAGCAAGCGCTACAACCGCGAAACCCTTGAGATCAAGTACAAGGGCAAGAGCATCCACGAAACCCTCGAGATGACCATCGAGGAAGCCCGGGTGTTCTTTGACGCGGTGCCGGCGCTGGCGCGCAAGCTGCAAACGTTGATGGATGTCGGCCTGTCCTACATCAAGCTCGGGCAATCGGCGACGACCCTGTCCGGCGGTGAGGCGCAGCGGGTCAAGCTGTCTCGCGAGCTGTCGAAACGCGACACCGGCAAGACGCTGTACATCCTCGATGAGCCGACCACCGGTCTGCACTTCGCCGATATTCAGCAATTGCTCGACGTACTGCACCGTCTGCGCGATCACGGCAACACTGTGGTGGTGATCGAGCACAATCTGGATGTGATCAAAACCGCCGACTGGCTGGTCGACCTCGGGCCAGAAGGTGGCTCCAAAGGTGGACAGATCATTGCCACCGGTACGCCGGAGCAAGTGGCCGAGATGAAGCAGTCTCACACCGGCCATTACCTCAAGCCGTTGCTGATCCGCGATCGTGCATAAACAACGGACATGAAAAAGCCCCTGTCACTTCATCAGTGACAGGGGCTTTTTTGTATCTGTGGCAATCAGGTGTGGGATTGCAGGTAGTTCTCGAGACCGATCAGCTTGATCAGACCCAACTGCTTTTCCAGCCAGTAGGTGTGATCTTCTTCAGTGTCGTTGAGCTGAACCCGCAGAATCTCACGGCTGACGTAGTCTTTGTGCAGTTCGCAAAGCTCAATGCCTTTGCACAGCGCAGCGCGGACTTTGTATTCGAGACGCAGATCCGCTTCGAGCATCTCCGGCACGGTGGTGCCGACATCCAGATCATCTGGACGCATGCGCGGGGTGCCTTCAAGCATCAGAATGCGGCGCATCAACGCATCAGCGTGACCAGCCTCTTCTTCCATTTCATGGTTGATTCGCTCGTAGAGCTTGGTGAACCCCCAGTCCTCATACATCCGCGAATGAACGAAATATTGGTCACGCGCGGCCAGTTCGCCGGTCAGCAACGTGTTGAGGTAATCGATAACGTCTGGGTGGCCTTGCATCGCCCTACATCTCCCTGCTTGAAAGTCTGTAGTTTGAACCAAGCTGACTGGAAGGTCACCCACTTCGCGCAATAAAAGCGAAGATATTCTTAGAAAAGCAGCCTAAATAACGCAAAAACCGCCCAAATGAGGGCGGTTCTGCTTCTCGTTTAGACTTCGTTAAGCTGTACGTTGAGCAGCTTTGCGATTGCTTCTCCATACGCCGGATCGGCTTTGTAGAAATGCTGCAACTGGCGATCAACGACATCACTGGAAACACTGGCCATCGCACCGGCAATGTTGCTCACCAACAGCGCTTTCTGATCGTCGCTCATCAGACGGAACAGCGCGCCGGCATGGCTGTAGTAATCGGTATCTTCACGGTGATCGTAACGATCCGCTGCACCGCTCAGGGCCAATGCCGGCTCAGCGTAATGCGGCGCTTGCTTCGGCGACTCGATGTAGCTGTTCGGCTCGTAGTTAGGCGCTGCCCCACCGTTGCTGCCGAAAGCCATCGAACCATCGCGCTGGTAGGTATTCACCGGGCTACGGGGTGCGTTGACCGGCAGTTGCTGGTGATTGGTACCGACGCGGTAGCGATGGGCATCGGCGTATGCGAACACGCGGCCCTGAAGCATGCGATCCGGCGACAGACCGACGCCAGGCACCATGTTGCTTGGGCCAAATGCCGCTTGCTCGACCTCGGCGAAATAGTTGAGCGGATTACGATTCAGTTCAAGCTCACCTACTTCGATCAGCGGAAACTCTTTCTGCGACCAGGTCTTGGTTACGTCGAACGGATTCTCGTAATGCGCCGCTGCTTGAGCTTCGGTCATGATCTGGATGCACACGCGCCATTTTGGGAAGTCCCCGCGCTCAATGGCTTCGAAAAGATCACGTTGTGCGTAGTCAGGATCGGTGCCCGCCAGACGAGCAGCATCTGCAGGCGCGAGGTTCTTGATCCCTTGTTTGGTTTTGTAGTGCCACTTGA of the Pseudomonas sp. Seg1 genome contains:
- a CDS encoding single-stranded DNA-binding protein, translating into MARGVNKVILVGTCGQDPEVRYLPNGNAVTNLSLATSEQWTDKQTGQKVEKTEWHRVSMFGKVAEIAGEYLRKGSQVYIEGKLQTREWEKDGIKRYTTEIVVDMQGTMQLLGGRPQQGDQQGGGNNYQQSAPAPRQQAPRPQQSAPQQRSAPAPQQAAPQPAPDFDSFDDDIPF
- a CDS encoding MFS transporter, whose protein sequence is MHDPHSERMSGSETRAASGLALVFAFRMLGMFMVLPVLATYGMDLAGATPALIGLAIGAYGLTQAIFQIPFGIISDRIGRRPVIYLGLIVFALGSVLASQADSIWGVIAGRILQGAGAISAAVMALLSDLTREQHRTKAMAMIGMTIGLSFAVAMVVGPLLTRAFGLSGLFLATGGMALVGILIIMFMVPKSTGPLQHRESGVARQALMPTLKHPDLLRLDLGIFVLHAMLMSSFVALPLALVEKAGLPKEQHWWVYLTALLISFFAMIPFIIYGEKKRKMKRVLLGAVMTLMLTELFFWQFGDSLRALVIGTVVFFTAFNLLEASLPSLISKVSPAGGKGTAMGVYSTSQFLGSALGGILGGWLFQHGGLSVVFLGCAALAALWLAFAVTMREPPYVTSLRLPLSPEAIREAGLVERLKALVGVTDAVIVADEAAVYIKLDKELVDRDTLERLVNNPAGAACEA
- the uvrA gene encoding excinuclease ABC subunit UvrA; the encoded protein is MDKILIRGARTHNLKNIDLTLPRDKLIVITGLSGSGKSSLAFDTLYAEGQRRYVESLSAYARQFLSMMEKPDVDTIEGLSPAISIEQKSTSHNPRSTVGTITEIYDYLRLLYARVGTPRCPDHDIPLEAQTVSQMVDLVLAQPEGSKLMLLAPVIRERKGEHLSVFEELRAQGFVRARVNGRICELDELPKLDKQKKHSIDVIVDRFKVRADLQQRLAESFETALKLADGIALVAPMDDEPGEEMIFSARFACPICGHAISELEPKLFSFNNPAGACPTCDGLGVKQFFDIKRLVNGDLTLAEGAIRGWDRRNVYYFQMLGSLASHYGFSLEVPFNELPADQQKFILHGSGSQNVDFKYLNDRGDIVKRSHPFEGIVPNLERRYRETESASVREELAKFLSTQSCPDCRGTRLRREARHVWVGEKTLPAVTNLPIGDACEYFGELKMTGRRGEIADKILKEIRERLQFLVNVGLDYLSLDRSADTLSGGEAQRIRLASQIGAGLVGVLYILDEPSIGLHQRDNDRLLGTLKHLRDIGNTVIVVEHDEDAIRLADYVVDIGPGAGVHGGQIVAEGTPAEVMAHPDSLTGKYLSGRVKIEVPAKRTPRNKKQVLALKGARGNNLRNVDLEIPIGLLTCVTGVSGSGKSTLINNTLFPLSATALNGATTLEAAAHDSIKGLEHLDKVVDIDQSPIGRTPRSNPATYTGLFTPIRELFAGVPESRSRGYGPGRFSFNVKGGRCEACQGDGLIKVEMHFLPDIYVPCDVCKSKRYNRETLEIKYKGKSIHETLEMTIEEARVFFDAVPALARKLQTLMDVGLSYIKLGQSATTLSGGEAQRVKLSRELSKRDTGKTLYILDEPTTGLHFADIQQLLDVLHRLRDHGNTVVVIEHNLDVIKTADWLVDLGPEGGSKGGQIIATGTPEQVAEMKQSHTGHYLKPLLIRDRA
- the bfr gene encoding bacterioferritin, with the translated sequence MQGHPDVIDYLNTLLTGELAARDQYFVHSRMYEDWGFTKLYERINHEMEEEAGHADALMRRILMLEGTPRMRPDDLDVGTTVPEMLEADLRLEYKVRAALCKGIELCELHKDYVSREILRVQLNDTEEDHTYWLEKQLGLIKLIGLENYLQSHT
- a CDS encoding catalase, which encodes MSQIKTLTTASGAPVADNQNSRSAGPRGPLLLDDFHLIEKLAHFNRENIPERRVHAKGSGAYGTFTVTRDITEYTSAKLFEAVGKQTPTFLRFSTVGGERGSADTERDPRGFALKFYTEEGNWDIVGNNTPVFFIRDPLKFPDFIHTQKRLPQSNLKSAQMMWDFWSHSPEALHQVTILFSDRGIPDGYRHMHGFGSHTYSLISAKGERHWVKWHYKTKQGIKNLAPADAARLAGTDPDYAQRDLFEAIERGDFPKWRVCIQIMTEAQAAAHYENPFDVTKTWSQKEFPLIEVGELELNRNPLNYFAEVEQAAFGPSNMVPGVGLSPDRMLQGRVFAYADAHRYRVGTNHQQLPVNAPRSPVNTYQRDGSMAFGSNGGAAPNYEPNSYIESPKQAPHYAEPALALSGAADRYDHREDTDYYSHAGALFRLMSDDQKALLVSNIAGAMASVSSDVVDRQLQHFYKADPAYGEAIAKLLNVQLNEV